One Chanodichthys erythropterus isolate Z2021 chromosome 10, ASM2448905v1, whole genome shotgun sequence DNA segment encodes these proteins:
- the LOC137028080 gene encoding lens fiber membrane intrinsic protein-like, with the protein MVFTLLGGASLCGVAALVLLIISTSTDYWMQYRYSGNAANQGLWRFCINRKCHAHTLSVAFWDATRAFMLLSVLGCFAGVVLGISASKRVQSRRVRTGGIALLLSGFLALLALAIYTGMTVNFFGKRYIDWRFSWSYILGWIGIILALAAGVVQLYAYQRGACEATPASVSDS; encoded by the exons ATGGTGTTCACTCTGCTAGGCGGGGCCTCACTGTGTGGTGTGGCGGCCCTCGTGCTCCTCATCATCTCCACATCAACAGACTATTGGATGCAGTATCGCTACTCAGGGAACGCAGCCAATCAGGGCCTCTGGAGGTTCTGCATCAATCGCAAGTGCCACGCCCACACGCTGTCCGTGG CATTCTGGGATGCCACGCGTGCCTTCATGCTGCTGTCGGTGCTGGGCTGTTTCGCTGGAGTAGTTTTGGGCATCAGTGCGTCCAAACGAGTCCAGAGCAGACGAGTGCGGACCGGAGGAATCGCTCTGCTTCTGTCTG GATTTCTTGCGCTCTTGGCTCTAGCCATCTACACCGGGATGACCGTCAACTTCTTCGGCAAGCGCTACATCGACTGGAGGTTCTCGTGGTCCTATATTCTGGGATGGATCGGCATCATTCTGGCTCTGGCAGCAG GCGTCGTGCAGCTCTATGCTTATCAGAGAGGTGCCTGTGAAGCGACGCCTGCGAGTGTCTCCGACAGCTGA
- the LOC137028233 gene encoding dentin sialophosphoprotein-like — MDKHKGNTRRTGTHSTSDKHKSGFQTLPTVIKLQEGGGPGGGMEGQVHGEEDDLETEAGQMARVGQVGQAARVETARQAARSSDELDDPHGEADDHHRSSDELEDPHCGADDHHSSSDELEDPHCGADDHHSSSDELDDPHGEADDHQRSSDELEDPHCGADDHHSSSDELEDPHCGADDHHSSSDELDDPFGGADDHHRSSDELDDPHGEADDHHRSSDELEDPHCGADDHQSSSDKLEDHHCGADDHHSSSDELDDPLGGADDHHSSSDELDDPHCGADHHHSSSDGLDDPHCGADDHHSSSDELDDPHCGADHHHSSSDGLDDPHCGADHHHSSSDGLDDPHRGADDHHSSSDELDDPHCGADHHHSSSDGLDDPHCGADDHHSSSDELDDPHCGADDHHSSSDKLDDPHCGADHHHSSLDGLDDPHAEQTTTTAAQTSLMTPTAEQTTTTAAQMDLMTPTAEQTTTTAAQTDLMTPTADSSDGLDDPHCGADDHHSSSDELDDPHCGADHHHSSLDGLDDPHGGADDHHSSSDELDDPHHGADHHHSSSDGLDDPHRGADDHHSSSDELDDPHGGADDHHSSSDELDDPHGGADDHHSSSDELDDPHCGADHHHSSSDGLDDPHCGADHHHSSSDELDDPHCGADDHHSSSDELDDPHCGADHHHSSLDGLDDPHGGADHHHSSSDGLDDPHCGADDHHSSSDELDDPHCGADHHHSSSDGLDDPHCGADDHHSSSDELDDPHCGADDHHSSSDELDDPHCGADHHHSSSDELDDPHRGADDHHSSSDELDDPHCGADHHSSLDGLDDPHGGADDHHSSSDELDDPHHGADHHHSSSDGLDDPHRGADDHHSSSDELDDPHCGADHHHSSLDGLDDPHGGADDHHSSSDELDDPHHGADHHHSSSDGLDDPHRGADDHHSSSDELDDPHGGADDHHSSSDELDDPHGGADDHHSSSDELDDPHGGADDHHSSSDELDDPHCGADHHHSSSDGLDDPHCGADHHHSSSDELDDPHCGADDHHSSSDELDDPHCGADHHHSSLDGLDDPHGGADDHHSSSDEPDDPHCGADHHHSSLDGLDDPHAEQTTTTAAQTSLMTPTAEQTTTTAAQMDLMTPTAEQTTTTAAQTDLMTPTAEQTTTTAAQTSLMTPTAEQMTTTAAQTSLMTPTAEQTTTTAA, encoded by the exons atggacaaacacaaGGGAAACACCAGGAGAACAGGAACACATTCAACGAGTGACAAACACAA gagcggcttcCAGACGCTCCCAACAGTCATAAAACTCCAGGAGGGAGGCGGACCAGGGGGCGGGATGGAGGGCCAGGTCCATGGGGAGGAAGATGACCTGGAGACTGAGGCAGGACAGATGGCCAGAGTGGGGCAGGTTGGACAGGCGGCCAGGGTGGAGACGGCTCGACAGGCGGCCAG AAGCTCAGACGAGCTTGACGACCCCCACGGCGAAGCAGACGACCACCACAGAAGCTCAGACGAGCTTGAAGACCCCCACTGCGGAGCAGATGACCACCACAGCAGCTCAGACGAGCTTGAAGACCCCCACTGCGGAGCAGACGACCACCACAGCAGCTCAGACGAGCTTGACGACCCCCACGGCGAAGCAGACGACCACCAAAGAAGCTCAGACGAGCTTGAAGACCCCCACTGCGGAGCAGACGACCACCACAGCAGCTCAGACGAGCTTGAAGACCCCCACTGCGGAGCAGACGACCACCACAGCAGCTCAGACGAGCTTGATGACCCCTTTGGCGGAGCAGACGACCACCACAGAAGCTCAGACGAGCTTGACGACCCCCACGGCGAAGCAGACGACCACCACAGAAGCTCAGACGAGCTTGAAGACCCCCACTGCGGAGCAGACGACCACCAGAGCAGCTCAGACAAGCTTGAAGACCACCACTGCGGAGCAGACGACCACCACAGCAGCTCAGACGAGCTTGATGACCCCCTTGGTGGAGCAGACGACCACCACAGCAGCTCAGACGAGCTTGATGACCCCCACTGCGGAGCAGACCACCACCACAGCAGCTCAGACGGACTTGATGACCCCCATTGCGGAGCAGACGACCACCACAGCAGCTCAGACGAGCTTGATGACCCCCACTGCGGAGCAGACCACCACCACAGCAGCTCAGATGGACTTGATGACCCCCACTGCGGAGCAGACCACCACCACAGCAGCTCAGACGGACTTGATGATCCCCACCGCGGAGCAGACGACCACCACAGCAGCTCAGACGAGCTTGATGACCCCCATTGCGGAGCAGACCACCACCACAGCAGCTCAGACGGACTTGATGACCCCCACTGCGGAGCAGACGACCACCACAGCAGCTCAGACGAGCTTGATGACCCCCACTGCGGAGCAGACGACCACCACAGCAGCTCAGACAAGCTTGATGACCCCCACTGCGGAGCAGACCACCACCACAGCAGCCTAGACGGACTTGATGACCCCCATGCGGAGCAGACCACCACCACAGCAGCTCAGACGAGCTTGATGACCCCCACTGCGGAGCAGACCACCACCACAGCAGCTCAGATGGACTTGATGACCCCCACTGCGGAGCAGACCACCACCACAGCAGCTCAGACGGACTTGATGACCCCCACCGCGGA CAGCTCAGACGGACTTGATGACCCCCACTGCGGAGCAGACGACCACCACAGCAGCTCAGACGAGCTTGATGACCCCCACTGTGGAGCAGACCACCACCACAGCAGCCTAGACGGACTTGATGACCCCCACGGCGGAGCAGACGACCACCACAGCAGCTCAGACGAGCTTGATGACCCCCACCATGGAGCAGACCACCACCACAGCAGCTCAGACGGACTTGATGACCCCCACCGCGGAGCAGACGACCACCACAGCAGCTCAGACGAGCTTGATGACCCCCATGGCGGAGCAGACGACCACCACAGCAGCTCAGACGAGCTTGATGACCCCCATGGCGGAGCAGACGACCACCACAGCAGCTCAGACGAGCTTGATGACCCCCACTGCGGAGCAGACCACCACCACAGCAGCTCAGACGGACTTGATGACCCCCACTGCGGAGCAGACCACCACCACAGCAGCTCAGACGAGCTTGATGACCCCCACTGCGGAGCAGATGACCACCACAGCAGCTCAGACGAGCTTGATGACCCCCACTGCGGAGCAGACCACCACCACAGCAGCCTAGACGGACTTGATGACCCCCATGGCGGAGCAGACCACCACCACAGCAGCTCAGACGGACTTGATGACCCCCACTGCGGAGCAGACGACCACCACAGCAGCTCAGACGAGCTTGATGACCCCCACTGCGGAGCAGACCACCACCACAGCAGCTCAGACGGACTTGATGACCCCCACTGCGGAGCAGACGACCACCACAGCAGCTCAGACGAGCTTGATGACCCCCACTGCGGAGCAGACGACCACCACAGCAGCTCAGACGAGCTTGATGACCCCCACTGCGGAGCAGACCACCACCACAGCAGCTCAGACGAGCTTGATGACCCCCACCGCGGAGCAGACGACCACCACAGCAGCTCAGACGAGCTTGATGACCCCCACTGCGGAGCAGACCACCACAGCAGCCTAGACGGACTTGATGACCCCCATGGCGGAGCAGACGACCACCACAGCAGCTCAGACGAGCTTGATGACCCCCACCATGGAGCAGACCACCACCACAGCAGCTCAGACGGACTTGATGACCCCCACCGCGGAGCAGACGACCACCACAGCAGCTCAGACGAGCTTGATGACCCCCACTGTGGAGCAGACCACCACCACAGCAGCCTAGACGGACTTGATGACCCCCACGGCGGAGCAGACGACCACCACAGCAGCTCAGACGAGCTTGATGACCCCCACCATGGAGCAGACCACCACCACAGCAGCTCAGACGGACTTGATGACCCCCACCGCGGAGCAGACGACCACCACAGCAGCTCAGACGAGCTTGATGACCCCCATGGCGGAGCAGACGACCACCACAGCAGCTCAGACGAGCTTGATGACCCCCATGGCGGAGCAGACGACCACCACAGCAGCTCAGACGAGCTTGATGACCCCCATGGCGGAGCAGACGACCACCACAGCAGCTCAGACGAGCTTGATGACCCCCACTGCGGAGCAGACCACCACCACAGCAGCTCAGACGGACTTGATGACCCCCACTGCGGAGCAGACCACCACCACAGCAGCTCAGACGAGCTTGATGACCCCCACTGCGGAGCAGATGACCACCACAGCAGCTCAGACGAGCTTGATGACCCCCACTGCGGAGCAGACCACCACCACAGCAGCCTAGACGGACTTGATGACCCCCATGGCGGAGCAGACGACCACCACAGCAGCTCAGACGAGCCTGATGACCCCCACTGCGGAGCAGACCACCACCACAGCAGCCTAGACGGACTTGATGACCCCCATGCGGAGCAGACGACCACCACAGCAGCTCAGACGAGCTTGATGACCCCCACTGCGGAGCAGACCACCACCACAGCAGCTCAGATGGACTTGATGACCCCCACTGCGGAGCAGACCACCACCACAGCAGCTCAGACGGACTTGATGACCCCCACCGCGGAGCAGACGACCACCACAGCAGCTCAGACGAGCTTGATGACCCCCACTGCGGAGCAGATGACCACCACAGCAGCTCAGACGAGCTTGATGACCCCCACTGCGGAGCAGACCACCACCACAGCAGCCTAG